Proteins co-encoded in one Actinomadura luteofluorescens genomic window:
- a CDS encoding SigE family RNA polymerase sigma factor, with protein MSEPTQEAAYISFAAAAWKRHYGLATLLTGDAHRAEELLQDCLVKLYVRWRRVADGDPDAYLKRMLVNGNVSWWRRRRREVLTEAPERLDVRSNSPREPDDELRRALLALPRQQRAVVVLRHYADMTEAAAAELLGCSVGTVKSQHSRAMKRLRSTLALPQTEEITR; from the coding sequence GTGAGTGAACCGACGCAGGAAGCCGCGTACATCTCGTTCGCGGCCGCAGCGTGGAAACGCCACTACGGCTTGGCCACGTTGCTGACCGGCGACGCCCACCGCGCCGAAGAGCTCCTCCAGGACTGCCTGGTGAAGCTGTACGTGCGCTGGCGCCGGGTGGCCGACGGCGATCCGGACGCCTACCTGAAACGGATGCTGGTCAACGGCAACGTCAGCTGGTGGCGGCGCAGACGGCGCGAGGTGCTGACCGAGGCCCCCGAACGCCTCGACGTGCGCTCGAACTCCCCGCGGGAACCGGACGACGAGCTGCGCCGGGCGCTGCTCGCCCTGCCCCGCCAGCAGCGCGCCGTCGTCGTGCTGCGCCATTACGCCGACATGACGGAGGCGGCGGCCGCCGAACTTCTCGGGTGCTCCGTCGGCACCGTCAAGAGCCAGCACTCCCGGGCGATGAAACGGCTCCGTTCGACGCTCGCCCTTCCGCAGACCGAGGAGATCACACGATGA